A single genomic interval of Coccidioides posadasii str. Silveira chromosome 1, complete sequence harbors:
- a CDS encoding mitochondrial 54S ribosomal protein uL6m (BUSCO:447112at4751~EggNog:ENOG410PNE9~COG:J~BUSCO:12224at33183), protein MTWAVSRSCYRQLLRESARVNSLPAFLIPAFSLPQRSQTFSTSAATQSRIGSAPISVPPEVSLKFIDLPKSGATTRVTAADTPAMAVEVSGPLGQMTLKIPSFSTLQYDAETRKAKFHIANVEDKHQKAMWGTIRQHLKNYILGVSEGHICVLKLVGVGFRASIEPTAITLTPEYSGQQFVSLKVGFAHPVELGIPQGVKASTPQPTTILLEGIDKEIVTQFAANIRKWRVPEPYKGKGIFVNGETIKLKAKKIK, encoded by the exons ATGACCTGGGCGGTGTCTCGAAGTTGCTACCGGCAGCTCCTTCGGGAGTCTGCACGGGTCAACTCCCTCCCTGCCTTCCTCATACCTGCATTTTCACTCCCCCAACGATCGCAGACATTCTCGACTTCCGCAGCGACACAATCCCGAATCGGGTCTGCGCCGATTTCAGTTCCACCAGAAGTGTCCTTAAAATTCATCGATTTGCCAAAATCAGGGGCGACCACGAGAGTGACAGCTGCGGATACTCCTGCTATGGCTGTGGAAGTATCTGGTCCTTTGG GTCAAATGACGCTGAAGATTCCTTCATTCTCTACGCTGCAATACGATGCAGAAACCCGAAAGGCGAAGTTTCATATAGCCAATGTCGAGGATAAGCACCAAAAAGCCATGTGGG GAACAATTCGGCAACATCTTAAAAATTACATCCTAGGCGTTTCTGAAGGCCACATTTGCGTCTTGAAGCTGGTCGGTGTCGGTTTTAGGGCGTCGATAGAACCCACAGCCATCACACTCACACCCGAATACTCCGGGCAGCAATTCGTGTCCTTAAAGGTTGGCTTCGCGCACCCAGTCGAGCTGGGAATTCCACAGGGAGTCAAAGCAAGTACTCCACAGCCGACAACTATTCTACTGGAAGGAATTGATAAAGAGATAGTTACCCAATTTGCGGCAAACATCAGAAAATGGAGAGTACCAGAACCATACAAGGGAAAGGGTATCTTCGTGAACGGAGAAACGATCAAATTAAAAgcgaagaagatcaaatGA